One Plectropomus leopardus isolate mb chromosome 1, YSFRI_Pleo_2.0, whole genome shotgun sequence DNA segment encodes these proteins:
- the tssc4 gene encoding protein TSSC4 isoform X2, whose product MVIDLELLQPVKMSDQKNDHDEALNSDDVDELSASDDSEPEGGLSSAPFDPELDCDDDEDGREVAAPAAGRGAQSPFSLRGGSSAFSNRSHSIFDSLDSVPRLSPSSSLNQESDMDGVFARPLPPRPSRKTSQPPSDGPSPAKKRGVPDYLVHPERWTHYSLEDVAETSDQGNSRAALNFLSGLQQRKETQQESRSESSCDVLQKMIFSRPSGLQKEQPADHLTAVRGKEKETRLSHLDEEDEQEEGREGGRSREQSVEKDRKRDEDKDVRGAVGQPEEKTEVKEDKGERMEDTNTSFTSFRKTKRKNYRRSSEQDDN is encoded by the exons ATG GTCATCGATTTAGAGCTGCTGCAACCCGTTAAGATGAGCGAtcagaaaaatgaccacgacGAGGCGTTAAACAGCGACGACGTGGACGAGCTGTCAGCCAGTGATGACTCGGAGCCTGAAGGAGGACTCAGCAGCGCCCCCTTTGACCCGGAGCTGGACTGTGACGACGACGAAGACGGCAGGGAGGTCGCTGCTCCGGCCGCAGGACGCGGAGCTCAGAGTCCGTTCAGCCTGAGAGGAGGGAGCTCAGCTTTCTCAAACCGCAGCCACAGCATCTTTGACAGCCTGGACAGTGTCCCCCGGCTGTCCCCGTCCTCCTCTCTGAACCAGGAGAGTGACATGGATGGAGTGTTTGCTCGTCCTCTGCCTCCACGTCCCAGCAGGAAGACGAGCCAGCCTCCGTCCGACGGCCCATCACCAGCGAAGAAGAGAGGCGTCCCGGACTACCTGGTGCACCCAGAACGCTGGACGCACTACAGTCTGGAGGACGTGGCAGAGACCAGCGATCAGGGCAACAGCAGGGCGGCTCTCAACTTCCTGTCCGGTCTGCAGCAGAGGAAGGAGACGCAGCAGGAGAGCCGGAGCGAGTCCTCCTGTGACGTCCTGCAGAAGATGATCTTCTCCAGACCGAGCGGGCTGCAGAAGGAGCAACCTGCTGATCATCTGACGGCGGTCAGAGGCAAAGAGAAGGAGACGCGCCTCAGTCACCTGGACGAGGAGGACGAGCAGGAGGAgggcagggagggaggaaggagtaGAGAGCAGAGTGtagaaaaggacagaaagagagatgagGACAAAGACGTGAGGGGAGCTGTGGGTCAACCAGAGGAGAAGACAGAGGTGAAGGAGGACAAAGGTGAGAGGATGGAGGACACAAacacctccttcacctccttcaGGAAGACCAAACGGAAGAACTACAGGAGGAGCTCAGAGCAAGACGACAACTGA
- the tssc4 gene encoding protein TSSC4 isoform X1: protein MQVIDLELLQPVKMSDQKNDHDEALNSDDVDELSASDDSEPEGGLSSAPFDPELDCDDDEDGREVAAPAAGRGAQSPFSLRGGSSAFSNRSHSIFDSLDSVPRLSPSSSLNQESDMDGVFARPLPPRPSRKTSQPPSDGPSPAKKRGVPDYLVHPERWTHYSLEDVAETSDQGNSRAALNFLSGLQQRKETQQESRSESSCDVLQKMIFSRPSGLQKEQPADHLTAVRGKEKETRLSHLDEEDEQEEGREGGRSREQSVEKDRKRDEDKDVRGAVGQPEEKTEVKEDKGERMEDTNTSFTSFRKTKRKNYRRSSEQDDN, encoded by the exons ATG CAGGTCATCGATTTAGAGCTGCTGCAACCCGTTAAGATGAGCGAtcagaaaaatgaccacgacGAGGCGTTAAACAGCGACGACGTGGACGAGCTGTCAGCCAGTGATGACTCGGAGCCTGAAGGAGGACTCAGCAGCGCCCCCTTTGACCCGGAGCTGGACTGTGACGACGACGAAGACGGCAGGGAGGTCGCTGCTCCGGCCGCAGGACGCGGAGCTCAGAGTCCGTTCAGCCTGAGAGGAGGGAGCTCAGCTTTCTCAAACCGCAGCCACAGCATCTTTGACAGCCTGGACAGTGTCCCCCGGCTGTCCCCGTCCTCCTCTCTGAACCAGGAGAGTGACATGGATGGAGTGTTTGCTCGTCCTCTGCCTCCACGTCCCAGCAGGAAGACGAGCCAGCCTCCGTCCGACGGCCCATCACCAGCGAAGAAGAGAGGCGTCCCGGACTACCTGGTGCACCCAGAACGCTGGACGCACTACAGTCTGGAGGACGTGGCAGAGACCAGCGATCAGGGCAACAGCAGGGCGGCTCTCAACTTCCTGTCCGGTCTGCAGCAGAGGAAGGAGACGCAGCAGGAGAGCCGGAGCGAGTCCTCCTGTGACGTCCTGCAGAAGATGATCTTCTCCAGACCGAGCGGGCTGCAGAAGGAGCAACCTGCTGATCATCTGACGGCGGTCAGAGGCAAAGAGAAGGAGACGCGCCTCAGTCACCTGGACGAGGAGGACGAGCAGGAGGAgggcagggagggaggaaggagtaGAGAGCAGAGTGtagaaaaggacagaaagagagatgagGACAAAGACGTGAGGGGAGCTGTGGGTCAACCAGAGGAGAAGACAGAGGTGAAGGAGGACAAAGGTGAGAGGATGGAGGACACAAacacctccttcacctccttcaGGAAGACCAAACGGAAGAACTACAGGAGGAGCTCAGAGCAAGACGACAACTGA